The Candidatus Binatia bacterium genome has a window encoding:
- the yceG gene encoding aminodeoxychorismate lyase — protein sequence MTAMRHRALLRALAALGCVLLATALGVSWWDLHRPRILPPQGLFLRVHPGASLVGVAGELTATGFLRTTWNLRFWGRVLGSDRNLRPGDYWFHAPLSPRQLLSEVESGRSGRQQILVREGDTLDEIVEELSERGFGGPDVLRCVLARDELEARVGSPPTGLEGYLFPDTYAFAWTDDLESVFGAMITRFLERTSDLHAARQHLGLSVHEMVTLASIIEKETAIPEERSLVSAVFHNRLRAGMKLQADPTTVYGREGKRDRPPSRADLDAEHAYNTYRHSGLPPGPICNPGRAALEAAVHPAPVDYLYFVARGDGTHAFARTLEEHNRNVARWRSAAAQEAKP from the coding sequence ATGACGGCGATGCGACACCGCGCGCTCCTTCGTGCCTTGGCGGCTCTCGGATGTGTGCTGCTGGCGACAGCGTTAGGCGTGTCGTGGTGGGATCTCCACCGGCCCCGTATCCTGCCGCCGCAAGGGCTGTTTCTGCGCGTCCATCCAGGTGCGAGTCTCGTCGGCGTCGCCGGCGAGCTCACCGCCACAGGGTTTCTGCGGACCACCTGGAACTTGCGATTTTGGGGACGGGTGTTGGGCAGCGACCGCAATTTGCGTCCCGGCGACTACTGGTTTCACGCGCCCCTGTCACCGCGGCAACTATTGTCCGAGGTTGAATCGGGACGTTCCGGCCGGCAGCAAATTTTAGTGCGCGAGGGTGACACTCTCGACGAAATTGTCGAAGAGCTGTCCGAGCGGGGCTTCGGCGGACCGGACGTTTTGCGCTGCGTGCTAGCCCGTGACGAACTCGAGGCGCGAGTCGGAAGTCCGCCGACCGGCCTCGAAGGCTACCTCTTCCCGGACACGTACGCCTTTGCCTGGACCGACGATTTGGAATCCGTCTTCGGCGCGATGATTACCCGTTTTTTGGAGCGCACCAGCGACCTCCATGCGGCGCGGCAGCACCTTGGTCTGTCGGTGCACGAGATGGTGACCTTGGCCTCGATCATCGAAAAGGAAACCGCAATTCCCGAAGAGCGGTCTCTGGTATCGGCGGTGTTTCACAACCGTCTCCGGGCCGGAATGAAATTGCAGGCGGATCCCACCACTGTTTACGGGCGTGAGGGGAAACGGGATCGCCCTCCCAGCCGTGCCGACCTCGACGCGGAACACGCGTACAATACGTACCGCCATTCCGGGCTGCCACCGGGACCCATCTGCAACCCGGGGCGGGCGGCGCTGGAAGCCGCGGTGCATCCTGCCCCAGTAGATTATCTCTACTTCGTCGCCCGTGGAGACGGCACGCACGCCTTTGCGCGCACGCTCGAAGAACACAATCGCAATGTTGCCCGCTGGCGCAGCGCGGCGGCACAAGAAGCAAAGCCGTAG
- a CDS encoding acyl-CoA thiolase has protein sequence MKEAAIVAVARTGLAKSFRGSFNKTRPDDMAAHCVREALKKVPQLDVREIDDVVMGTGFPEGPQGFNVGRNVAIMAGLPVDVPGCTVSRFCSSGLNAVMVAAHMIQLEGADAVVAGGLESITMLQNDFNKKDLFNPWLLDHKREIYMPMGLTAEVVAERYKISREAQDQYALLSQQRTAAAQRAGKFKDEIVPMTVQMEVVDKVTGERSMKTVTVDRDECNRPDTTLEGLAKLPPAFKEGGTVTAGNASQFADGAAVVVLMSTERAKQLGIEPLGFFRGCVFAGCEPDEMGIGPVFAVPKLLRRHGMKLDDIDIIELNEAFASQVVYCRDRLGIDPEKLNPNGGAISIGHPYGMTGARLVGHILLELRRRKQRWGIVTMCIGGGMGAAGLLEANV, from the coding sequence ATGAAGGAAGCAGCAATCGTGGCTGTGGCTCGAACTGGGCTGGCAAAGTCTTTTCGCGGCTCGTTCAACAAAACCCGGCCGGACGACATGGCGGCGCACTGCGTGCGCGAGGCGCTCAAAAAAGTGCCCCAGCTCGACGTGCGCGAAATTGACGACGTGGTCATGGGCACGGGCTTTCCGGAAGGACCTCAAGGCTTCAACGTCGGACGCAACGTGGCCATCATGGCCGGGCTGCCGGTCGACGTACCCGGCTGCACCGTGAGCCGGTTTTGTTCCTCCGGGCTCAATGCCGTGATGGTAGCTGCCCATATGATCCAACTGGAGGGCGCGGATGCAGTCGTGGCCGGCGGGCTGGAATCCATCACGATGTTGCAAAACGACTTCAACAAGAAAGACCTCTTCAACCCCTGGTTGCTGGATCATAAGCGAGAAATTTACATGCCCATGGGACTCACCGCCGAAGTGGTGGCGGAGCGTTACAAGATCAGCCGCGAGGCACAGGACCAGTACGCGCTGCTCTCGCAGCAACGCACTGCCGCCGCGCAAAGGGCGGGCAAGTTCAAGGACGAAATTGTTCCCATGACCGTGCAAATGGAAGTTGTGGACAAGGTCACGGGCGAGCGTTCGATGAAAACCGTCACCGTGGACCGCGACGAGTGCAACCGGCCCGACACTACCCTAGAAGGACTCGCCAAGCTCCCACCCGCTTTCAAGGAAGGTGGCACCGTCACGGCTGGAAATGCCTCGCAGTTTGCTGATGGCGCTGCGGTGGTCGTACTGATGTCCACGGAGCGCGCGAAGCAACTGGGGATCGAGCCGTTGGGATTCTTCCGGGGTTGCGTGTTTGCTGGCTGCGAACCGGATGAAATGGGGATCGGGCCAGTATTTGCCGTGCCCAAGCTCCTCCGACGCCACGGGATGAAACTGGACGACATTGATATCATCGAGCTGAACGAGGCATTTGCCTCGCAAGTGGTGTACTGCCGCGACCGCCTCGGCATCGATCCGGAAAAGTTGAACCCGAACGGCGGCGCGATTTCGATCGGACACCCATACGGCATGACGGGCGCCCGGCTCGTCGGCCACATTTTGCTGGAGCTCCGCCGCCGCAAGCAACGCTGGGGCATTGTGACGATGTGCATTGGCGGCGGCATGGGCGCCGCTGGTTTGCTCGAAGCCAACGTGTGA
- the desC gene encoding delta 9 acyl-lipid fatty acid desaturase, protein MRSSVKKAATPAVPQTHATAVPFWRVALSSLPFWGVHVACLAVVWVGWSWVALAACAATYALRVFAVTAGYHRYFSHRSFKTSRPMQFVFALLGTTSLQKGPLWWSALHRHHHRYADTEEDIHPPTVKGFWWAHVGWILSPTYEATRWNAIRDFARFPELRWLNRYHLVPAVSLAVLLFLIGWCLGKWAPGLGTSGWQLLVWGFFVSTVALWHVTFCVNSLAHVFGWRRFETRDTSRNSFWLALITFGEGWHNNHHRFPGSERQGFFWWEIDLTHYALKAMEWLGLVWDLRTPPAWVYERRGVGLEPATEGAGME, encoded by the coding sequence ATGAGAAGTTCCGTGAAGAAAGCAGCAACTCCAGCAGTTCCACAGACACACGCCACGGCAGTACCCTTCTGGCGCGTGGCGCTATCGAGTTTACCGTTCTGGGGCGTGCACGTGGCTTGTCTCGCAGTGGTTTGGGTAGGTTGGTCGTGGGTGGCGCTGGCGGCGTGTGCCGCCACGTATGCGCTACGCGTCTTTGCCGTCACCGCCGGCTATCACCGGTATTTTTCGCACCGGTCGTTCAAGACCAGCCGGCCCATGCAGTTTGTGTTTGCCTTACTGGGGACCACTTCCCTGCAAAAAGGCCCGCTGTGGTGGTCGGCTTTGCATCGCCATCACCACCGCTACGCAGATACCGAAGAAGACATCCATCCGCCGACCGTGAAAGGTTTCTGGTGGGCACACGTCGGTTGGATTTTGTCGCCAACATACGAAGCGACGCGCTGGAATGCCATTCGCGACTTCGCCCGTTTTCCCGAGCTTCGCTGGCTGAACCGCTATCATCTCGTTCCCGCTGTGAGCTTGGCGGTGCTTCTCTTTCTCATCGGGTGGTGCCTCGGAAAATGGGCACCCGGTTTGGGCACCTCGGGCTGGCAACTGTTGGTCTGGGGCTTTTTCGTAAGCACCGTAGCGTTGTGGCACGTAACGTTTTGCGTGAATTCGCTGGCGCACGTGTTTGGCTGGCGGCGCTTCGAAACCCGAGACACCAGCCGCAACAGTTTTTGGCTCGCGCTCATTACCTTCGGTGAAGGCTGGCACAACAACCACCACCGTTTTCCGGGTTCGGAACGCCAGGGATTTTTCTGGTGGGAGATCGACCTCACGCACTACGCTCTCAAGGCAATGGAATGGTTGGGCCTGGTGTGGGACCTCCGCACCCCGCCCGCCTGGGTTTACGAGCGTCGCGGTGTCGGGCTCGAACCCGCCACCGAAGGCGCCGGCATGGAGTGA
- a CDS encoding DNA-binding protein, which translates to MAQRAKDWLRHADARFSLARHAAAGRHFEWACFAAQQSAEKAVKALHDHLGNEAWGQFVTESLEALPPDVNVPPDLLDRARALDKLYIPTRGPNGLPAGAPADFFTGPEAAQAIAAAEEILAFCRRAIPGP; encoded by the coding sequence ATGGCTCAGCGAGCAAAGGACTGGCTGCGGCATGCCGACGCCCGCTTCAGCTTGGCGCGCCATGCCGCAGCGGGACGCCACTTCGAATGGGCATGCTTCGCCGCACAGCAAAGTGCGGAGAAAGCGGTAAAGGCGCTGCACGATCACCTTGGCAACGAAGCCTGGGGACAGTTCGTTACGGAATCGCTGGAGGCTCTGCCCCCCGATGTGAATGTCCCTCCGGATCTGCTCGATCGGGCCCGTGCCCTCGACAAACTCTACATTCCCACGCGCGGCCCAAACGGACTCCCCGCAGGTGCACCCGCAGATTTTTTCACCGGCCCGGAGGCCGCCCAGGCCATTGCGGCTGCGGAGGAAATTCTTGCCTTCTGTCGCCGAGCGATACCGGGGCCGTAA